Proteins encoded by one window of Halobaculum halobium:
- a CDS encoding PH domain-containing protein, which translates to MARLHPASAAVSALRSGGQLALFALFATTAVAGMGGGGGGTGPVALAAVPAAFLVGAGAALARWYRFEYEVLSDRLVVTSGVVSRQDREIPLHRVQNVDVRRSVLQRALGIATVTVETAGGGATEATLDAVGSDEADRLREELGRRGRRGDRGRRGKEADGVEPTRTSEGDRDATDADPRRDGVASAGSTAVADAGATAEPAPEAETGTETETLYELTGRRFATLCAVSFHPGAVIAPFVGASLFDDLLFDGGRLLVRYGIIDVEVGPGDVPSLGTSDLVSLGLLGVVGFLLVVWVVSAALTFVRYYGFRLERVGDELRYERGLLGRYSGTVPLSKVQTLTVSENAAMRRLGYASLAIDTAGYAPGSGGGGVETAVPLDTRERVVALADDVRAELGVDTGAGESDDRDDTSATDDAFGIEVVERPPVRARRRYVARYALAALAVTAVTIGVDRFAFDLPRFVALAPLVGVALAPLAGHLSWANRGHATVSDGFVTRGGVLRRHTRLVPYFRLQTVFVSRTLFQRRRRLASVVGDSASSSGLLGGDAVAHDLDAEAADDLREELLDRLRGDLTARRRARRNRRQRASADGPSGGSAVASGSDGLDSAAANGRGSAAERTADGVDEDSAPADDGDGG; encoded by the coding sequence ATGGCCCGACTCCATCCCGCCTCCGCGGCCGTCAGCGCGCTCCGATCGGGCGGACAGCTCGCGCTGTTCGCGCTGTTCGCCACCACGGCGGTTGCGGGGATGGGCGGCGGTGGCGGCGGAACCGGTCCGGTGGCGCTGGCCGCGGTCCCGGCCGCGTTCCTCGTCGGCGCCGGCGCCGCGCTCGCTCGGTGGTACCGGTTCGAGTACGAGGTTCTCTCCGACCGCCTGGTGGTCACGTCGGGCGTCGTCTCGCGCCAGGACCGAGAGATCCCCCTGCACCGCGTCCAGAACGTGGACGTTCGCCGGAGCGTCCTCCAGCGCGCGCTCGGGATCGCGACCGTGACCGTCGAGACGGCCGGCGGCGGCGCGACGGAGGCGACGCTCGACGCCGTCGGGAGCGACGAGGCCGACCGTCTCCGGGAGGAGCTTGGTCGCCGGGGTCGCCGTGGCGATCGCGGGCGGCGAGGCAAGGAGGCCGACGGCGTCGAGCCCACGCGGACGAGCGAGGGGGACCGCGACGCGACGGACGCCGATCCGCGTCGAGACGGCGTCGCGAGCGCGGGTTCGACGGCGGTCGCCGACGCGGGAGCGACCGCGGAGCCAGCGCCCGAGGCGGAGACGGGGACGGAAACGGAGACCCTGTACGAGCTCACCGGTCGGCGGTTCGCGACGCTGTGTGCGGTGTCGTTCCACCCCGGCGCGGTGATCGCGCCGTTCGTCGGCGCGAGCCTCTTCGACGACCTGCTGTTCGACGGCGGGCGCCTGCTCGTACGCTACGGGATCATCGACGTGGAGGTCGGACCTGGCGACGTGCCGTCGCTCGGGACGAGCGATCTGGTGTCGCTCGGCCTGCTCGGCGTCGTCGGGTTCCTGCTCGTCGTCTGGGTCGTCAGCGCCGCCCTGACGTTCGTCAGGTACTACGGCTTCCGGCTGGAGCGGGTCGGCGACGAGCTCCGCTACGAGCGCGGGCTCCTCGGTCGCTACAGCGGGACCGTCCCGCTCTCGAAGGTGCAGACGCTCACGGTCTCGGAGAACGCCGCGATGCGTCGCCTCGGCTACGCCAGTCTGGCGATCGACACCGCGGGCTACGCTCCGGGATCGGGCGGCGGCGGCGTCGAGACGGCGGTCCCGCTGGACACCCGAGAGCGCGTCGTCGCGCTCGCGGACGACGTCCGCGCCGAGTTGGGCGTCGACACGGGCGCGGGCGAGAGCGACGATCGAGACGACACGTCCGCGACGGACGACGCGTTCGGGATCGAGGTCGTCGAGCGCCCGCCGGTCCGCGCCCGCCGCCGATACGTCGCGCGCTACGCGCTCGCGGCGCTGGCGGTGACTGCCGTCACAATCGGCGTCGACCGGTTCGCGTTCGACCTCCCGCGGTTCGTCGCGCTCGCGCCGCTGGTCGGCGTCGCGCTCGCGCCGCTGGCTGGCCATCTCTCGTGGGCGAACCGCGGGCACGCAACCGTCTCCGACGGGTTCGTCACCCGAGGCGGCGTGCTCCGCCGGCACACCCGGCTGGTGCCGTACTTCCGGCTGCAGACCGTGTTCGTCTCGCGGACCCTCTTCCAGCGGCGGCGACGCCTCGCGTCCGTCGTCGGCGACTCGGCGTCGTCCTCGGGACTGCTCGGCGGCGACGCGGTCGCTCACGACCTCGACGCCGAGGCGGCCGACGACCTCCGCGAGGAACTGCTCGACCGCCTGCGCGGTGACCTCACGGCCCGCCGGCGCGCGCGGCGCAACCGCCGACAGCGCGCGTCCGCCGACGGTCCCTCGGGCGGCAGCGCCGTCGCGAGCGGGAGCGACGGGCTGGACTCCGCGGCGGCCAACGGACGGGGCTCCGCCGCCGAGCGAACGGCGGACGGCGTCGACGAGGACTCCGCGCCCGCTGACGACGGCGACGGGGGCTGA